AGTTGATGAATATGCTCCAAATTGGCCACACCCTCTTACTTTCATCACAACATTATTTGTGCTTGTTTCATTGGATTCATAGTTTAATTCTTTGATTGCACCTCCTGAGTTGAACATCTTGATCAAACCAATAGGAGCAAACTTGACACCATTTTCCAATTCCTTCACAGGAACAATTGTAAATACTTCATACTCTTTGGATTTCATTGTAATTGGAATTGATGCATCATTTGGAAGATAAATAGCCTCTCCTGCAAAATTAACAtcataaaaagaataaattagtCATGCCTTAAATTAAAAGTATAATGTATAAAGCCTGGTAAAAACTCAAGTGCAGTCGactttatgtgaagttgatagttgaaaatcgttagatgaaaatttagtcaaatcagtcaaatcatctaacggttctcaattatcaacttcacgtgaagtcgaccgCACCTAAATTTCCACTATAAAGCCTAGATATTAAACATACCACCAAGATGGGAGAATACAATAGTGTCTCCATTCCAATTTTCATCAGTGACATTGGATAAATGATCAACATCTTTAGCCCTAATCACGCCGGAAACTGTCCCCGGATTTTCGTCGTGGATGAGGTTCTTCTTTCCAACTTTGCACCACCCGGCGCCTTGGCAGTTGAATACCCCAACAACTCCAGAAAAATCATTCAGGTTCCAAATCTTGAGAAGActgagaaaaatgaaaatgaaccATAAGAACAATAAATATGTTACATCAATTAGTCCAAGTATAATTGTTGATTCTCTAACCTTTTTCCATCTCTAGCAGGATCAACAAATAAACAATCCTTAGTTGGTCTACCAGGAAGTTTAGCCCTCAATATAGAACCATCAGGAAGTGCAATTTTCTTCAAAAGATTAAAGTCATGGTGTCCTGGCTTGTCACTGAATCAAGTAACAATATCCAAACATTAAGAATCATTACCCTAATTCACTTAATACATTATATACTAAAGATGGAAACTCAGGTGCATTTAACTTCATATATGAAGTTGATAGCTGAGAGTCGTTAAATGATTTGACGGGTTTAATTAGTTCATCACCATTTACCTGACATATATAGGACATCCTCCAACTGCTCGAGCCGCGCCGTGATATTCAGCCATTGGATGTAAGCTCTACAATGCAGAAAAGTTTCAAATGATAAATCAACATGTCAAGAAAGCAAGCAAGtaaaatcttttgaaaaatgatgTTAGGATCTGAAATTTGAACTTACTTGAAACATGTCCCAATCTGGCTGCATAAATTCACCAAGGAAAATTGTGTTGTAAGCAACAGATGCAATGTGAATGGTGTGTGATGCAGGGTCTCTTGGCCAGAAATCATCAGAAGCTCGAATAACAGCCGAATGTTTCGCGCTACATAAACAAAACAATCAAGAGAAAATCCATTGCTAACTTGAATGAATCCAAAGATTAATGTTCATAGAATTAAGCAAATCCTTAATTAGTACCTATATAAACCATCTGTGTTGTGACTCATGCAACAAATGATTCCATTATCAGGGAAGTTCCTAGAGATTGATGCCTCTAATGCTTGTTGGTACTTCCTTGCAAGCTTCACCCTGCCACCATGGCCAGCACCAAGTGTTTCAAGAATGTTCTGGACATCAACCTTGACACCATCAATGCCAGCAGAAGCAAGGTAAGAATGGAGTTCATCATAGAAGCTAAAAACTTTCTCAGGATTCACAAGGCCTAGTCCATTGATGGCTATAGTTGCTAAGGCTTCATCCGGTTGATTCGACTCAACTCCAGGCGACGAAACAGGGTAGGCCATTGCTGATTCATAGTGCTCCATACCAGAAATACCAGGCTTAACCCCACCCCAGTATCCAGTAATTGCATGCCACACATATATATGCTTCAAGCCATGTTCTTGTTTGATTTCATTGGTTATGTGACTTGGTCCTAATTTTGGATCCTCTACCCTTTGGCCTTGTTTTCCATCCCTTTGGAATTTATGATTCTCTTTGATATTTGTCAATCGATTCGCAAAGCTGGCGAAGAACAATGAATCAATCAAACATGTTCAATGTTGTAAAATCTAGAATCCACACAATGAaatcaagaaaaagaagtacTCACTTTGCACAATTATCAGCTTTCCATTCAGTACCATTAGCATCCATACCAACAGATTGCCATCCATCATCAATTATAACAAACTTAGCAGGAATCCCACCTTTCTTAAAGCTGCATTAAAAAACATATATTATACAAAAATCTAACTATTATCATAGCTTGAAATTTTGTCCATGGAAAATGAATAACACCTCTCTAATCCTTGCTTTACACCATCTGATGTGACATTGGTATAGAAAGCATCCCATGTACACCATCCAAACCAGTTCAATATATCTGGCATCTGAATACAAAAAGTTATGAAAATGTTATGATTAATTAACATTTAACAAACACTAGAATTAAGACACACAATGAGATTTACCTTCTTTCTCTCCCTATGAGAAAATGTCTGCATGTGTTTCTCAACAGTCCTGAAcaaaattcaactcaattataaGAAACATTGCAATAAGAACTTGAATCATGTCAtgagaattgaaattaaattactTGACAGCATTGGTTATGACTTCATAAGGGTCTAATCCGGCACCAATGAACACAAGATGAGTCCCATCAAATTCCTCCACAGAAGGACACCCTGCAAATCAAACACATGTTTCATCACACATACACAACATAACAAAACATGTTCTTAATTCTTATTAGGATATACAAGACATGAGACATACCACTTTCAACACAAACTTCAATCTCATTCTGATGATTCCCCTGAAGACTTGCTCTAAAGTCACCTTCCAAGAGTGGTAAAAGAACTGCATAGGAAGATTGGTCTTCAGAACCATTATGTGTCTCAATCAACAAGAA
The Arachis stenosperma cultivar V10309 chromosome 7, arast.V10309.gnm1.PFL2, whole genome shotgun sequence genome window above contains:
- the LOC130942179 gene encoding probable galactinol--sucrose galactosyltransferase 1 — encoded protein: MTVGAGISVADGNLMVLGKKVMSHVNDNVLVTPASSDGALLNAAFIGVHSHHKGSRIIFPIGKLEGLRFMCLFRFKMWWMTQRMGTFGKDVPIETQFLLIETHNGSEDQSSYAVLLPLLEGDFRASLQGNHQNEIEVCVESGCPSVEEFDGTHLVFIGAGLDPYEVITNAVKTVEKHMQTFSHRERKKMPDILNWFGWCTWDAFYTNVTSDGVKQGLESFKKGGIPAKFVIIDDGWQSVGMDANGTEWKADNCANFANRLTNIKENHKFQRDGKQGQRVEDPKLGPSHITNEIKQEHGLKHIYVWHAITGYWGGVKPGISGMEHYESAMAYPVSSPGVESNQPDEALATIAINGLGLVNPEKVFSFYDELHSYLASAGIDGVKVDVQNILETLGAGHGGRVKLARKYQQALEASISRNFPDNGIICCMSHNTDGLYSAKHSAVIRASDDFWPRDPASHTIHIASVAYNTIFLGEFMQPDWDMFQSLHPMAEYHGAARAVGGCPIYVSDKPGHHDFNLLKKIALPDGSILRAKLPGRPTKDCLFVDPARDGKSLLKIWNLNDFSGVVGVFNCQGAGWCKVGKKNLIHDENPGTVSGVIRAKDVDHLSNVTDENWNGDTIVFSHLGGEAIYLPNDASIPITMKSKEYEVFTIVPVKELENGVKFAPIGLIKMFNSGGAIKELNYESNETSTNNVVMKVRGCGQFGAYSSTKPKLVTIDSEEVEFRYEEDSGLVSVDLRVSEKELYQWNISVGF